CACTCCTCACAAAGGAAGTCCGGTTGCAAGCGTGATAGAAGCTGTGATCCCTAGTTGGGCTCTCCCTTACGTAGGAACTGTGGTAAATACTTTGGTAGGCGTTGTTTACGGCCAATCTAGCCAAAACGCTGTTGCCGCATTAAAACTTCTAACTGTGAGCGGAGCTACTTCTTTTAACGCAAGTGTTCCGAATGCTTCCGGAGTTAAGTATTTCTCTTACGGATCATACATGATCGGGAATGATCTTATCCAACACCCTGCAATGGGACTTCTTGCACCTATTTGTTCCATCGGAGCACCTTTCTACGGAATGAGTGTATGGAATGACGGTGTGGTTCCTGATGATTCTCAAAGATGGGGAACCTGGAAAGGTGGTCCTTCTTACGGAATTCTTACTACAGGTGTAGACCACTTAGAAGCAACCAACGCATTATACCTTGGACAGGCTTGGTATGATACTAACGGTTATTTCTTAAAAATGGCTTCTAACGCAAAAAGTAATCAATAAGAAGCCAGTTTCGATCTCGTAAAATAGGATGCGCCTCCGTTCGGAGGCGTTTTTTTTTATCCTCAAATAGTAAGTATACTTATTAAATTACTTGCATGATATGTGCGCTTAGTATATAGATGTCCATATAGTAAGCACACTTACTATATGGAGGAATACAATGTGGAAGTACGAGTATAATACAACAGTAAAAGGAATAGATGCAGAATCCCTTTGGAAAGCGAGGGCCGATGTTGCGAACTGGCCTACATGGGATTCGGACATTGAATGGACTAAGATAGAAGGAGAAGTTTCAGTAGGTAAGGAATTTGTCCTAAAACCTAAGGGAGGATTTGTCTGTAAGGTTCTGATCACTGAATCTGAAAAACCCTTTGTATTTGGAGACGTGACCTATCTGACTGGGGCAAAAATGAAATTTTTACATTCTTTTAAACCGAGCCAAGAAGGAACGGAGATAAAAGTGGAGCTTAGTATTTCGGGTCCTCTAGGCTTTCTTTGGAAAAAAATCATTGGCGAAGAACAGGCTAAGGGGATGGAAAAAGAAATCAGCAGGTTTGCCGAATTAGTCAGGGAAGAAGTAAGATGAGTAGATACTGGATAGTAGTCGCTTCCAAGGAACATTCTATCATCGGAATGTCCGAAGGAATTGTCCAAGCCTGTCACGGTAAAAAAGCTCCTTTGGCTAAAATGAAAAAAGGGGATTGGGTCTTAGTGTATTCTTCTAAAGAAAACTTTGGGGCCAAAACTCCTTATCGAAAATTCACTTCGATCGGGCGCATTGAAGATGATTCGGTCTATTCTTTCCAAATGAGC
This genomic stretch from Leptospira neocaledonica harbors:
- a CDS encoding esterase/lipase family protein produces the protein MLKRAKLMVAGVLFLAAGAVSASGGGSSSKPLAGAYPIVMTHGIFGWGKSTGIVDYWGGNAAYLQSQGATVLTPTVTATNSSAARAAQLKTAIQTAMAANNYTGKVHILGHSQGGLDARYLVSNLSFASKVATLTTINTPHKGSPVASVIEAVIPSWALPYVGTVVNTLVGVVYGQSSQNAVAALKLLTVSGATSFNASVPNASGVKYFSYGSYMIGNDLIQHPAMGLLAPICSIGAPFYGMSVWNDGVVPDDSQRWGTWKGGPSYGILTTGVDHLEATNALYLGQAWYDTNGYFLKMASNAKSNQ
- a CDS encoding polyketide cyclase, which translates into the protein MWKYEYNTTVKGIDAESLWKARADVANWPTWDSDIEWTKIEGEVSVGKEFVLKPKGGFVCKVLITESEKPFVFGDVTYLTGAKMKFLHSFKPSQEGTEIKVELSISGPLGFLWKKIIGEEQAKGMEKEISRFAELVREEVR
- a CDS encoding EVE domain-containing protein produces the protein MSRYWIVVASKEHSIIGMSEGIVQACHGKKAPLAKMKKGDWVLVYSSKENFGAKTPYRKFTSIGRIEDDSVYSFQMSPDFCPFRRNVTYYQAEETDILPLVPSLDFIRNKKSWGFPFRFGFLEIGPKDFELISERMGISVEGKNIQIR